Proteins encoded in a region of the Arcobacter sp. F2176 genome:
- a CDS encoding DUF4435 domain-containing protein, which produces MSIDLITELRSNRKTAHVAYTEFTVAYSKNANMIYCFFEGGEDKRYYGTRIKIKYNLDYEDFDCGGKDNVKKVVKLVEQHYKDAHTLFFMDKDFSNDVTNNEIYVTPCYSIENFYTNHQVLEEILINEFDMKKTDDDFHLSLELFNNLQNKFHAELLVFNSWLACQYDIKIEQDIKTFLSIDENVKRYFIDIVKANLQEISNFDDLKDINVIQNTLFPEAPKIDMEILEKKIEKFKESNSLGCQYRGKFELKFFVAFLRKLTDELNKKNSTVFKKKRKCKLQFKVENIISVITQHAITAECLYKFFDEHLKSA; this is translated from the coding sequence ATGAGCATTGATTTAATAACAGAATTAAGAAGTAACAGAAAAACAGCTCATGTTGCATATACTGAATTTACTGTAGCTTACTCTAAAAATGCTAATATGATATATTGTTTTTTTGAAGGAGGAGAAGATAAGAGATACTATGGCACTAGAATTAAAATTAAATATAATCTAGATTATGAAGATTTTGATTGTGGAGGAAAAGATAATGTTAAAAAAGTTGTTAAACTAGTAGAACAACATTATAAAGATGCGCATACATTATTTTTTATGGATAAAGATTTTTCTAATGATGTGACAAACAATGAGATATATGTCACCCCTTGTTATAGTATAGAGAATTTTTATACCAATCATCAAGTTTTGGAAGAAATTTTGATTAATGAATTTGACATGAAAAAAACTGATGATGATTTTCATTTATCTTTAGAACTTTTTAATAACTTACAAAATAAATTTCATGCAGAATTATTGGTTTTTAATTCATGGCTTGCTTGTCAGTATGATATAAAAATTGAACAAGATATAAAAACATTTCTTTCAATTGATGAAAATGTAAAAAGATATTTTATAGATATTGTTAAAGCTAATTTGCAGGAAATTAGTAATTTTGATGATTTAAAGGATATTAATGTTATTCAAAATACATTATTTCCAGAAGCTCCAAAAATTGATATGGAAATTTTAGAGAAAAAAATAGAGAAATTTAAAGAATCTAATAGCTTGGGGTGTCAGTATAGAGGTAAATTTGAATTAAAGTTTTTTGTTGCATTTTTGCGAAAATTAACTGATGAATTAAATAAAAAAAATTCTACAGTTTTTAAGAAAAAAAGAAAATGTAAATTACAGTTTAAAGTAGAAAATATAATATCTGTAATTACACAACATGCTATTACTGCAGAATGTTTATATAAGTTTTTTGATGAACATTTAAAAAGTGCCTAA
- a CDS encoding AAA family ATPase, which produces MINRFKITNLFGYKNINIDFEYDIKILIGENGLGKTTILNSLYFLLNKMYHKLIQIDFEKIELEFKGYKNISIYKYEIEEYLEYNKRGRKLRIPPKVIEELKNINLDELKQYSDYDDFNINARNIINRYVKEDKIRRFAPIDIMVREIYRHINLPKFENIKELENTLEMLNFSILYLPTYRRVEEDLNSLGATDTYFDDIEELDDDDMKTADDTLIHFGMEDVISRVIKVENEITKLTVNGFSKVTGEILSQFLKGFPKINDKAIDRLDVKTAEIILHRVGKNISKKDRDEILHLLQNKNELKEKRELVYFIFKLIDIYEQHKHLDDALKTFRDVCNEYLNDKEFRYDESSVNIDLYRTALDEIVTLNKLSSGEKQIISIFSKIYLQEENNLIVLFDEPELSLSLPWQKKLLPDIVKSKKCKLLLSVTHSPFIFDNELDKYAIGMNTYLSESIDEH; this is translated from the coding sequence ATGATTAATAGATTTAAAATTACAAACTTATTTGGTTATAAAAATATTAATATTGATTTTGAATATGACATAAAAATCTTGATTGGTGAAAATGGACTTGGTAAAACGACAATATTAAATTCATTGTATTTTTTATTAAACAAGATGTATCATAAATTAATTCAAATAGATTTTGAAAAAATAGAACTAGAGTTTAAAGGATATAAAAATATATCTATTTACAAGTATGAAATAGAAGAATATTTAGAATATAACAAAAGAGGAAGAAAATTAAGAATACCGCCAAAAGTTATTGAAGAATTAAAAAATATCAATCTTGATGAATTAAAACAATATTCTGATTATGATGATTTTAATATAAATGCAAGAAATATAATTAATCGATATGTTAAAGAAGACAAAATACGTAGATTTGCACCTATTGATATTATGGTACGTGAGATATATAGACATATAAATTTACCCAAATTTGAAAATATTAAAGAATTAGAGAATACTTTAGAAATGTTAAATTTTTCAATATTATACTTACCAACATATAGGAGAGTTGAAGAAGATTTAAATAGTTTGGGTGCCACAGATACTTACTTTGATGATATTGAAGAACTTGACGATGATGACATGAAAACTGCGGATGATACCTTAATTCATTTTGGCATGGAAGATGTTATTTCCAGAGTAATAAAGGTAGAAAACGAGATTACCAAATTGACGGTTAATGGATTTTCAAAAGTAACTGGGGAAATATTATCACAATTTCTGAAAGGGTTTCCAAAAATTAATGATAAAGCAATTGATAGATTAGATGTAAAAACAGCTGAGATTATTTTGCATAGAGTTGGGAAAAATATATCTAAAAAAGATAGAGATGAAATATTACATCTACTTCAAAACAAAAACGAATTAAAAGAAAAAAGGGAGTTGGTTTATTTTATATTTAAATTAATTGATATATATGAACAACATAAACATCTTGATGATGCACTTAAAACTTTTCGAGATGTTTGTAATGAGTATTTAAATGATAAAGAATTCAGATATGATGAAAGTTCTGTAAATATTGATTTATATAGAACTGCTTTAGATGAAATAGTAACTTTAAACAAATTATCTTCAGGTGAGAAACAAATTATTTCTATATTTTCAAAAATTTATTTGCAGGAAGAAAATAATTTAATAGTATTATTTGATGAACCAGAACTTTCATTATCCTTGCCATGGCAAAAAAAATTGTTACCTGATATTGTTAAATCTAAAAAATGCAAATTATTATTATCTGTTACACATTCACCTTTCATTTTTGATAATGAATTAGATAAATATGCAATAGGAATGAATACATATTTAAGTGAGAGTATTGATGAGCATTGA
- the purH gene encoding bifunctional phosphoribosylaminoimidazolecarboxamide formyltransferase/IMP cyclohydrolase yields MRALISVSDKSGVENFAKELVKLGYEIISTGGTYKALQNAGIAVIEANEVTKFPECFEGRVKTLNPYIHGGILHRRDKQSHLDQAKELGVEGIDLVCVNLYPFKATIEKTDDFEEIIENIDIGGPAMVRSAAKNHDSVIIVTDVVDYDLVLNNLKNNTNTQEFRRDMMIKAYEHTAAYDAMIANYMNKRFNNGMGAKQFIVGEKVFDTRYGENPHQKGALYEFDKHLSNKFITLKGEASFNNMGDISGAAKIASAFGTDNAVCIVKHGNPCGFAIKDTLLESYTEALRCDPISAFGGVVAVNGVVDLDLAVKMNEIFLEVVFAADFTPEAEEELNKKKRIKLFKQGTKKLEMANDAFNFKIVDGGFVYQDADKVEDDEVKNSELKSKRTATAQEIKDMEIAYKVASLTKSNCVVYVKNSAMVAVGMGMTSRVDAAKAALRKAEDLGIDVSGSVLASEAFFPFRDSIDSAQEAGVKCVIEPGGSIRDDEIIEAADEFGMALYFSNKRHFLH; encoded by the coding sequence TTGAGAGCATTAATCAGTGTTAGTGACAAAAGTGGTGTTGAGAATTTTGCGAAAGAGTTAGTAAAATTAGGCTATGAGATAATTAGTACAGGTGGAACTTATAAAGCTTTACAAAATGCAGGAATAGCAGTAATTGAAGCAAACGAAGTTACAAAATTTCCAGAGTGTTTTGAGGGAAGAGTTAAAACTCTAAACCCATATATTCATGGTGGAATTTTACATAGACGAGACAAACAATCTCACTTAGATCAAGCAAAAGAATTAGGTGTTGAAGGTATTGATTTAGTATGTGTAAACCTGTATCCATTTAAAGCAACTATTGAAAAAACTGATGACTTTGAAGAGATTATCGAAAACATTGATATCGGTGGTCCAGCGATGGTTAGAAGTGCTGCAAAAAACCATGATAGCGTTATTATTGTAACTGATGTTGTTGATTATGATTTAGTATTAAACAATCTAAAAAATAATACAAATACTCAAGAGTTTAGAAGAGATATGATGATAAAAGCATATGAGCATACAGCTGCTTATGATGCTATGATTGCAAACTACATGAACAAAAGATTTAACAATGGAATGGGTGCAAAACAATTCATCGTAGGTGAAAAAGTATTTGATACAAGATATGGGGAAAACCCACACCAAAAAGGTGCATTATATGAATTTGATAAACACCTATCAAATAAATTTATCACTTTAAAAGGTGAAGCAAGTTTTAACAACATGGGAGATATCTCAGGAGCTGCAAAAATAGCATCAGCATTTGGAACTGACAATGCCGTATGTATAGTAAAACACGGAAATCCATGTGGTTTTGCTATCAAAGATACTCTTTTAGAATCTTATACAGAAGCACTAAGATGTGACCCAATCTCAGCATTTGGTGGAGTAGTTGCAGTAAACGGTGTAGTTGATTTAGACTTAGCTGTTAAAATGAATGAAATCTTCTTAGAAGTAGTTTTTGCAGCAGACTTCACACCTGAAGCTGAAGAAGAATTAAACAAAAAGAAAAGAATCAAACTATTCAAACAAGGTACTAAAAAACTTGAAATGGCAAACGACGCTTTCAACTTCAAAATAGTTGATGGTGGATTTGTTTATCAAGATGCTGATAAAGTTGAAGATGATGAGGTAAAAAACTCAGAACTAAAATCAAAAAGAACGGCGACTGCTCAAGAAATAAAAGATATGGAAATAGCTTACAAAGTAGCAAGTCTTACAAAATCAAACTGCGTAGTTTATGTAAAAAACTCAGCAATGGTAGCAGTTGGTATGGGTATGACTTCAAGAGTTGACGCAGCAAAAGCAGCCTTAAGAAAAGCAGAAGATTTAGGTATCGATGTAAGTGGTTCAGTTCTAGCATCTGAAGCTTTCTTCCCATTCAGAGATTCAATTGATTCAGCACAAGAAGCTGGTGTGAAATGTGTGATTGAGCCTGGTGGAAGTATTAGGGATGATGAGATTATAGAAGCGGCAGATGAATTTGGTATGGCGTTGTATTTCAGTAATAAACGACACTTCTTACACTAA
- the amt gene encoding ammonium transporter — translation MTSIDLLWILLCGFLVFMMQLGFALVETGTVRTKNTINVAMKNLIDTVFSIIFFWIIGFGIMFGTDSLGLIGQDKFLIDGLNLEENGIFFFQAMFAATAITIISGAVAERIKFTSYIVVSITVSAIIYPIFGHWAWNDNGWLHELGFIDFAGSTVVHSLGAWIGLAGTIILGPRLGKFKKNGKIKYFAPSNHNFIVFGVFILFFAWFGFNAGSLLKFNFSVTSILLNTLLSAVFGGFGAWTITLYNKEKVDVELFSFGIIAGLVGITAGCYELTIAQSAFVGFISAYVMHYSDQFLIKKLKVDDPLSVVSIHGFVGAWGTIAVGLLGKLPEGFTRVHFIYIQTLGVLVAFVFAFSLGLILFYFLYRINLLRVSKKHEVLGLNRSEHNAKLPWVDTIESIVNIMKTGNLQKKIHEERDTEVGIVAKFFNHLLVILRDKNAKLTTTNNNLRTKAYNDALTGIHNRRGLQERIKDKILNFNYCLVIIDIDKFKLVNDTYGHDVGDEILKELANTVSKKIRQNDIFARWGGEEFVLLLKTKDLQVAENIAEKLRIDISKTEFPTVKHITASFGISSFKSSEQSFDEVFKNADKALYQAKENGRNRVFTF, via the coding sequence ATGACTAGCATAGATTTATTATGGATTTTGCTTTGTGGCTTTTTAGTATTTATGATGCAACTTGGATTTGCACTTGTAGAAACAGGAACTGTAAGGACTAAAAATACTATTAATGTAGCTATGAAAAATCTTATTGATACTGTTTTTAGTATAATTTTCTTTTGGATTATTGGCTTTGGCATAATGTTTGGAACTGATAGTTTAGGTCTTATAGGTCAAGATAAATTCTTAATAGATGGACTTAATTTAGAAGAAAATGGAATTTTTTTCTTTCAAGCTATGTTTGCCGCTACTGCTATAACTATCATCTCAGGAGCAGTGGCGGAGAGAATCAAATTTACTAGTTATATTGTAGTTTCAATTACAGTATCTGCTATTATTTATCCTATATTTGGTCATTGGGCATGGAATGACAATGGTTGGTTACATGAACTTGGATTTATAGATTTTGCAGGTTCAACTGTTGTTCACTCCCTTGGTGCTTGGATTGGATTGGCTGGAACAATTATTTTAGGTCCAAGACTTGGTAAATTTAAAAAAAATGGCAAAATAAAATATTTTGCTCCTAGTAATCATAATTTTATTGTATTTGGTGTATTTATTTTATTTTTTGCTTGGTTTGGTTTCAATGCAGGAAGTCTTTTAAAATTTAATTTTTCTGTAACTTCAATTTTATTAAATACCCTTCTATCAGCTGTCTTTGGTGGATTTGGTGCTTGGACTATAACTTTATATAATAAAGAAAAAGTTGATGTTGAACTATTTAGTTTTGGAATTATTGCAGGATTAGTAGGAATTACAGCAGGTTGTTATGAATTAACTATAGCACAATCTGCATTTGTAGGTTTTATATCTGCTTATGTGATGCACTATAGCGATCAATTTTTAATAAAAAAACTTAAAGTAGATGATCCTCTAAGTGTTGTTAGTATCCATGGTTTTGTAGGAGCATGGGGAACAATTGCTGTTGGGCTATTGGGAAAACTTCCAGAAGGTTTTACTAGAGTACATTTTATTTATATACAAACACTAGGAGTATTGGTTGCTTTTGTTTTTGCATTTTCTTTAGGGCTTATTTTATTTTACTTTTTATATAGAATAAACTTATTAAGAGTTAGTAAAAAACATGAAGTTTTGGGATTAAATAGAAGTGAACATAATGCAAAACTTCCTTGGGTTGATACTATTGAAAGTATTGTAAATATAATGAAAACTGGAAATCTTCAGAAAAAGATCCATGAAGAAAGAGATACAGAAGTAGGAATAGTAGCTAAATTTTTCAACCATCTTTTAGTGATTTTAAGAGATAAAAATGCAAAACTCACTACCACAAATAATAACTTGCGAACAAAAGCATATAATGATGCATTAACAGGTATTCATAATAGAAGAGGTCTACAAGAGAGAATAAAAGATAAAATCCTAAATTTCAATTATTGTCTTGTAATAATTGATATAGACAAGTTTAAATTGGTAAATGATACCTATGGACATGATGTAGGAGATGAGATTTTAAAAGAATTAGCAAATACTGTTTCAAAAAAAATAAGACAAAATGACATTTTTGCAAGATGGGGTGGAGAAGAGTTTGTTTTATTACTAAAAACAAAAGATTTACAAGTTGCCGAAAATATTGCAGAGAAACTCAGAATTGATATATCAAAAACTGAATTTCCTACTGTAAAACATATAACTGCATCTTTTGGAATAAGCAGTTTCAAAAGTTCAGAACAAAGCTTCGATGAAGTATTCAAAAATGCAGATAAAGCTTTATATCAAGCAAAAGAAAATGGAAGAAATAGAGTATTTACCTTTTAA
- a CDS encoding D-alanine--D-alanine ligase — translation MKIEIITAVNENLKENGFGTLAVCTNILNTLKISYDNARMNICKSEEDLEKVLKRKPDLIILAVKYIELKNKSNILLCEYFKKHNINYTGCEKDVLKYDSNKALAKSFLRRKGINTADYFIANPKEYKEKEFPIEFPVFLKPVNASNSYGIDEFSLANNFKEYESKILSLYTQFKEPILVEKYLDGREFTVAIIKKDENELLVSAIEILASNSESNHNILSERVKRENSEKLLVIEDTILRSKIEKIAQDSFIHLNIRDYGRIDIKTNKEGECFFLEINLIPGMNERSDYFPRAFKLTQDINYDKVLEMMVDSAKKRVSSIETNCLK, via the coding sequence ATGAAGATAGAGATTATAACTGCTGTAAATGAAAACCTAAAAGAGAATGGCTTTGGTACTTTAGCTGTTTGTACAAATATATTAAATACTTTAAAAATCTCATATGACAATGCCAGAATGAATATCTGTAAAAGTGAGGAAGACTTAGAAAAAGTACTAAAAAGAAAACCTGACTTAATTATTTTAGCAGTTAAATATATTGAACTAAAAAACAAATCCAATATTTTATTGTGTGAATATTTTAAAAAACATAATATAAACTATACAGGATGTGAAAAAGATGTATTAAAATATGATTCAAATAAAGCCCTTGCAAAATCATTTTTAAGAAGAAAAGGTATAAATACAGCAGACTATTTTATAGCAAATCCAAAAGAATATAAAGAAAAAGAATTTCCAATAGAATTTCCAGTTTTTTTAAAGCCTGTAAATGCTTCAAATAGTTATGGAATAGATGAGTTTTCATTGGCTAATAATTTTAAAGAATATGAAAGTAAAATATTATCTTTATATACTCAATTTAAAGAACCAATTTTAGTTGAAAAATACCTCGATGGAAGAGAATTTACAGTTGCTATTATAAAAAAAGATGAAAATGAACTATTAGTAAGTGCAATTGAGATATTGGCTAGTAATTCAGAATCTAATCACAATATATTATCAGAAAGAGTTAAAAGAGAAAATAGTGAGAAGCTCTTAGTTATAGAAGATACTATACTTAGAAGTAAAATTGAGAAAATAGCCCAAGACTCTTTTATTCATTTGAATATAAGAGATTATGGAAGAATTGATATAAAAACTAATAAAGAAGGTGAATGTTTTTTTCTTGAAATCAATTTAATACCAGGAATGAATGAGAGAAGTGATTATTTTCCAAGAGCATTTAAACTAACTCAAGATATAAATTATGACAAAGTTTTAGAGATGATGGTTGATAGTGCAAAAAAAAGAGTTTCTTCAATAGAAACTAATTGTCTCAAATAA
- a CDS encoding sulfite exporter TauE/SafE family protein, with protein MENISIITIIAIAFLGSFGHCVGMCGGIVVAYSSTKIDNSWSKVKQSLSHILYALGRVFTYTILGFIFGYFGSVVTFNHTTNGILLLITGFLMILVGLSLSGKLKFLTSIEHSVSKSKIYQQTFRKLLGSNSFISFYLLGMLNGLLPCGFVYVFAITAASTGSALWGAFVMLIFGLSTIPAMFSLGFFVGIFKQIALRNLFISIAAILVIIFGIYTMYHGYEFLSDPSKAILTTSL; from the coding sequence ATGGAAAATATAAGCATAATAACTATAATAGCAATTGCCTTTTTGGGTTCTTTTGGACATTGTGTTGGAATGTGTGGGGGAATAGTTGTAGCTTATTCAAGTACAAAGATAGATAACTCTTGGAGTAAAGTAAAACAATCTTTATCTCATATCTTATATGCCCTTGGAAGAGTTTTTACTTATACAATATTGGGTTTTATTTTTGGATATTTTGGAAGTGTTGTAACTTTTAATCACACCACAAATGGCATATTACTTTTAATTACTGGTTTTTTGATGATTTTAGTTGGATTATCATTAAGTGGCAAATTGAAATTTCTTACTAGTATAGAGCACTCAGTTTCAAAATCAAAAATCTATCAACAAACTTTTCGTAAACTTTTAGGTTCTAATAGCTTTATTAGTTTCTATTTATTGGGCATGTTAAATGGACTCTTACCTTGTGGTTTTGTTTATGTATTTGCAATAACAGCTGCTAGTACAGGAAGTGCTCTATGGGGTGCTTTTGTTATGTTGATTTTTGGATTAAGTACAATTCCTGCAATGTTTTCATTAGGTTTTTTTGTAGGGATTTTTAAACAAATTGCCTTAAGAAATCTTTTTATTAGTATAGCTGCAATTTTAGTAATTATATTTGGTATTTATACCATGTACCATGGTTATGAATTTTTAAGTGACCCCAGTAAAGCAATTCTTACTACTTCTTTGTAA
- the purL gene encoding phosphoribosylformylglycinamidine synthase subunit PurL, translating into MQKEMTTEEMALAHSLTLEELENIRNILKREPNHVEIGIFSAMWSEHCSYKSSKKYLNGFPTKAPWVIQGPGENAGVIDIGDGYAAVFKMESHNHPSFIEPYQGAATGVGGILRDVFTMGARPIANMNSIRFASIEGDSETAAKHRFLLRGVVAGIGGYGNCMGVPTIGGETTFEECYAGNNLVNAFTLGLAKADEIFYGKAEGLGNPVMYVGSKTGRDGLGGAVMSSASFTEDSESKRPTVQVGDPFTEKLLLEACLELFKTDLIIGIQDMGAAGLTSSSFEMAGRSGSGMIMHLDKVPAREEGMTPYDFMLSESQERMLICAKKGCEQAIIDIFEKWELDVAVIGEVTGTGNMELFWHGEKCAEVPVQPVSEEAPILDRPVKEPEYLKDIKNITLDKNISNQEAFDAMFSDMEVVDKSWVYSQYDSMVQTNTIEGPGTLDGSSIRIKETGKALAMSADCNTRLCYINPELGAAAAVMESGRNVAMSGARPKAITDCLNFGNPQNPEVMWQFKMACEGIKSACKALVTPVIGGNVSLYNETNGVGVFPTPSIAMVGVNEDANRVLPSRLQEDGNTLFLFGDTKGEFGASLYMKKMYDKVAGVHPEVDFEKELALWDTVIDANTSSLLASAKDVNVGGLAIAIAKMAVVGNKGVNVSVELNDSKDIFCESLSRAVVEVKEENIEAFINLATSKGISCTKIGTVGGDIISINDVTISLENAKDIYFNKFKKVIEQDL; encoded by the coding sequence ATGCAAAAAGAGATGACAACTGAAGAGATGGCTCTTGCCCACTCTTTAACACTTGAAGAGTTAGAAAACATAAGAAATATCCTAAAAAGAGAACCAAATCATGTAGAAATTGGTATTTTTTCTGCTATGTGGAGTGAACACTGTTCATATAAATCTAGCAAAAAATACTTAAATGGTTTCCCAACAAAAGCGCCATGGGTTATTCAAGGTCCAGGTGAAAATGCTGGGGTTATTGATATTGGTGATGGTTATGCTGCTGTATTTAAAATGGAATCACACAATCATCCAAGTTTTATTGAACCTTATCAAGGTGCTGCTACAGGTGTTGGTGGTATTTTAAGAGATGTATTTACAATGGGTGCAAGACCAATTGCAAATATGAACTCTATTAGATTTGCTTCTATTGAGGGAGATTCTGAAACTGCTGCTAAACATAGATTTTTACTTCGAGGTGTAGTTGCTGGTATTGGTGGATATGGTAACTGTATGGGAGTTCCAACTATTGGTGGAGAGACTACTTTTGAAGAGTGTTATGCTGGAAATAACCTTGTAAATGCCTTTACTTTAGGTTTAGCAAAAGCTGACGAAATCTTTTACGGTAAAGCAGAAGGTTTAGGAAATCCAGTTATGTATGTGGGTTCTAAAACTGGGAGAGATGGTCTTGGTGGAGCAGTTATGTCATCAGCTTCATTTACAGAAGACTCAGAATCAAAAAGACCAACTGTACAAGTTGGAGATCCTTTTACTGAAAAACTACTTTTAGAAGCTTGTTTAGAGCTGTTTAAAACTGATTTAATCATCGGTATTCAAGATATGGGTGCTGCGGGACTTACTTCATCCTCTTTTGAGATGGCGGGAAGAAGTGGTTCAGGTATGATTATGCATTTAGATAAAGTACCTGCAAGAGAAGAAGGAATGACTCCTTATGATTTCATGTTAAGTGAATCACAAGAGAGAATGCTTATTTGTGCTAAAAAAGGTTGCGAGCAAGCAATTATTGATATCTTTGAAAAATGGGAATTAGATGTTGCTGTTATTGGTGAAGTAACTGGTACTGGAAATATGGAATTATTTTGGCATGGAGAGAAGTGTGCAGAAGTTCCTGTTCAACCAGTATCAGAAGAAGCTCCAATATTAGATAGACCAGTTAAAGAACCTGAATATCTAAAAGATATAAAAAATATAACATTAGACAAAAACATCTCAAACCAAGAAGCTTTTGACGCTATGTTTAGTGATATGGAAGTAGTTGATAAATCATGGGTTTATTCTCAATATGATTCTATGGTACAAACAAATACAATCGAAGGACCTGGAACTTTAGATGGTTCATCAATTAGAATCAAAGAGACAGGAAAAGCACTTGCTATGAGTGCTGATTGTAATACAAGACTTTGTTATATCAATCCAGAACTAGGAGCTGCAGCTGCTGTTATGGAATCAGGAAGAAATGTAGCAATGAGTGGAGCAAGACCAAAAGCAATCACAGATTGTCTAAACTTTGGAAACCCTCAAAACCCAGAAGTTATGTGGCAGTTTAAAATGGCTTGTGAAGGTATCAAATCAGCTTGTAAAGCACTTGTAACTCCAGTTATTGGTGGAAATGTATCTTTATACAATGAAACAAATGGAGTAGGGGTTTTCCCAACACCTTCAATTGCAATGGTTGGTGTAAATGAAGATGCAAACAGAGTTTTACCTTCAAGATTACAAGAAGATGGAAACACACTTTTCCTTTTCGGGGATACAAAAGGTGAATTTGGGGCTTCTTTATATATGAAAAAAATGTATGACAAAGTAGCTGGTGTTCATCCAGAAGTTGATTTTGAAAAAGAGTTAGCACTTTGGGACACAGTTATTGATGCAAATACATCATCTCTTTTAGCAAGTGCTAAAGATGTAAATGTTGGTGGATTAGCAATTGCAATTGCTAAAATGGCAGTTGTTGGAAACAAAGGTGTAAATGTATCTGTTGAATTAAATGATTCAAAAGATATCTTTTGTGAATCTTTGAGTAGAGCAGTTGTAGAAGTAAAAGAAGAGAATATCGAAGCATTTATTAACCTTGCAACTTCTAAAGGTATCTCTTGTACAAAAATTGGAACAGTTGGAGGAGATATAATCTCAATCAATGATGTGACAATCTCTTTAGAAAATGCAAAAGATATTTACTTTAATAAATTTAAAAAAGTAATCGAACAAGACTTATAA
- a CDS encoding murein L,D-transpeptidase family protein, producing MKKIAFLVLVLFNTYLLADFVTIYRTMGIEEVQKELDRQLKSEEYWNKYLENVDVRYGYYESKKYVLVADKLSKKFELFKREDKKFLKLLTQTMISGEKDGDKFLEGDLKTPIGAYRLTRKLTKLDQFYGPLALVTNYPNTFDKSLNKEGHGIWIHGMPFEETRSDYTKGCIALDNESLVILDKSINYDESVLLISEKDIEPTTKKEMSEVLAFIFSWTDAWRVSDVDKYLAYYSKDFKRANGQDFDAFKKQKEYIFSRKEEKTIDFSNINIMPYPNSFNKKMFKIVMDEHYKTNSYLFDGVKELYIQLENGKISILSEG from the coding sequence TTGAAGAAAATTGCGTTTTTAGTTTTAGTGTTATTTAATACATATCTTTTAGCTGATTTTGTAACAATATATAGAACAATGGGAATAGAAGAAGTACAAAAAGAGTTAGATAGACAACTTAAAAGTGAAGAGTACTGGAATAAGTATTTAGAAAATGTTGATGTTAGATATGGATATTATGAATCAAAAAAATATGTTTTAGTAGCTGATAAACTATCAAAAAAGTTTGAACTTTTTAAAAGAGAAGATAAAAAGTTTTTAAAACTTCTTACGCAAACAATGATTAGTGGAGAAAAAGATGGTGATAAATTTCTTGAAGGAGATTTAAAAACTCCTATTGGAGCTTATAGATTGACTAGAAAATTAACTAAACTTGATCAATTTTACGGTCCTTTAGCCTTAGTAACAAACTATCCAAATACTTTTGATAAATCTTTAAATAAAGAAGGTCATGGAATTTGGATTCATGGTATGCCTTTTGAAGAGACTAGATCAGACTATACAAAAGGTTGTATTGCACTAGATAATGAAAGTTTAGTTATTTTAGATAAAAGCATAAATTATGATGAATCTGTTTTATTGATTTCAGAAAAAGATATTGAACCAACAACTAAAAAAGAGATGAGCGAAGTATTGGCTTTTATTTTCTCTTGGACTGATGCTTGGAGAGTTTCTGATGTAGATAAATATTTAGCTTATTATTCAAAAGATTTTAAAAGAGCAAATGGACAAGATTTTGATGCATTTAAAAAACAAAAAGAGTATATTTTCTCAAGAAAAGAAGAAAAAACAATTGATTTCTCAAATATAAATATAATGCCATATCCAAACTCTTTCAATAAAAAAATGTTTAAAATAGTTATGGATGAGCACTATAAAACAAATTCATATCTTTTTGATGGAGTAAAAGAGCTTTATATTCAACTTGAAAATGGAAAAATTTCAATCCTTTCAGAGGGTTAA